The sequence acgatttcgctcaatgcaaggccgtaagtcgtaagaggccacttctcggcattgaactaattgaactaatgtggcataggtgagagacagcggtgtgtgtttgttttgaaggtttgtaggttgtattcggggGAAAGCAGTGTGCTGGGAGGGAATTATATATAGAAAGATCAATAAAACAGGTTCAAATTTTGTCAGAAGACAACTGTCTGAAAAGCATGCGGTAGGGAATTATCAGGACATAAATAAATCACAACACCCTACCtataaaatattcataattgGCGTAATCATTAATTTACTATCAAGTTAACTAGGCCATTTACATAAACACACTAAATGACCTTTCTAAGCCATCAATGGTGGGGACTGAATGAAAGAAATTCCCTTACAAATCAGTGAGCACTTGACAAGACATGGGTATGTTCCTGCACTTTGTTGTTAGGATTTTTGCTGTCAATCTCCTTTCCCTACCATgggacaaacatgtacatgaacataaaaGGCACATGGCCCATTGGCAAGAAAGCTTAGGTTTAGTTTATGCATAGAAGAGAATGAACAGATCGCATCTCAAATCCACCAGACTCCTTTACACTACAGGctaacaaaataaaaatcaaaaggtaaaacataaaatttgacacTCAATGACAGGCAGCTCCTCTGAAAATCTTCCTCCCTattgggccaatttctaccatttttctcAGCCAGCATAAGAACCTGGTGTAGACTGGAGAGATCTCTGCACTGCCTAATTTGATTTGGCCCTGTGCTATGGGTGTGTCTacacagtactagtattgattCGTTGGGCTTGACTGCCCTTCATCACACATGCTCATTAGAATTAAATAGCTGATGCAATATCTTCAGTAAAAATATGCAAGTAGGtaagtaaaaataaacaaaaataaagaaatggatAAAGGCCATGTTGGGAATACATCTTCCAAGAAAGATAAACCTTGAGGTAATGACCTCTTATCTTTTAATTCTAAatccataatctccaagcagatgtcgaaAGGCAATTGTAACATTTCTCAAGCTCCTGGTTTTGCAGAGTAGGTCGTCTTTCCAGCAGAAAGCCGTGAGCTTAATGTTATgatctacatctgcttgaatattgGTGGCTCATGCACCAAAATCACTTTATTATTGCATCTCccagctttttttttctgttgtgtaTCTATATTTGCAGCCTAAATGATTGGTTTAATCTGGCCATAAATGGAATATATCAAATCCGTTAAACAAGGTAACTTAATTCATCTGACCGCAATGACGGAAATATCGTACCGCATACGGTAGCTTGCTACTTACCTACACAATACACGATTTGCTTGATATTCAAGCTGGTTTATTATTGTTTTTACAGGGATGCATTGTTCCTATTGCACTGGAGTTTGAGTTCGATTCTCTTTTCCTATTAAAGACTGTAGGAGAGAGAGTGGCTCGTTCCTGATTAGTATTGTCCGAGCTAAACGATAATTATCGGAATTACACAGGAAACAATAATACAATGATGAATCTATCTACAACAACACCACGGGATAGCTCGGGGTGGTTTCACCGCGTGGTTGCTATGTCTTTTGACCCCGTTCCCTCATCAACATGACAAAGATACAATGTTAAACATCAAATAGAAAGGCAGATGTCTTAGAAATCGACTTAACTATCTACCAGTCGTGACAAACAGAATGCATACCATTAAAGAATCGTGTAGGCTATTTAAATCCAAGAATTTATATCGCAATCTATCAGGACGCGAATTATTCTGGCGGGAACTGCGCTCCACTTACCTTGTCGCGATTTGGGTTCAAGCAGAGGCAAGCTGCCCGTCTCCTGAAGCCGTCTGCGTCGTACGTTCGAATCTGGTTCTCCTTGGGCTTCATTGTGGTCCTAAATCGGCTCGTTTGATCCAGAAATATGCCCAAAATTACCTAGAAACATACATCCACCCTACGACGTGAGCAGCCATTTTGAAAACACGATGGTTCCGCCTGACGCTGATTGGACGGCGAGTTTTccttttgaccaatcagaggtaTGCCGGGTGCTGGAGGCGTGATCAGGGCGTGATGGTGACGTCACATACACCAGCACAGCTGATGCACGCGGGAAGGAAATGATATGCTGCCAAACCCCGCTAGATCAACACTGGCGCACTGGAAACGGGCCAAAAGTCGACGCAAAGCTTCATATTGCCCGCTACATTCCGAGaaaggtgcacagaaaacaaacgCACAACCAGAGAGGCATAGAAGATGTGAAATAGTGCAAATCACAAGTACTTTATCATCATTCAACGTTATGTCCATATGTCATAAATTCATATTAGaatagaattgaagaaaaaactcACTGTCGTCCATCATTTTCAAGTTTGACAAATTCTTGTGTTAAAATGTTAAGATACATACGAAATATTTCTAAGCTGCTAACGTCTTGGCATCCCAACTCGtattttctccaagcagaggtttcgatgggGGCTATAAGTCAGTGGGTGCAATTTTTAACGCTGCTGAGCTGAGGGAGGACAGCGTTAAAATtacggccactactagcccccgatcgaaacctctgcttggagaatagggagACATTACACGCTCATGCCTTCTCCCCTTCACAAGATGATCATGAGCGCCATGATGACAGATCATGACATCCTTACGCAGGGTTGATAGTAGAAATACAAATCTGAcgatactagtatacatgtatatgtaaatgtaaatgtaacgttaatacaTTGCCAGAATATAGGGCAAACGTAAAGTGACCAAACGGGCCGttgaaaaagtaaacaaaacttgacaataaagacaataaagacaaagacaaaactGAAGACTCAATCGTGAAGATCATGCAAATTGATATGGTgcactagtctccaaccagacccaatagattgcaaagaccgtatccaactggaagaaggagcttctgcctgttggatacggtctttgccaacccgtaggtctgcttggagactaatggTGCACGGGATCATTGATAGTTGCAATGTGGTACATAACGTAACGTTGATTCACATAATATAAAAACCGCAGGGTATCaccgccagaaatgcaaacttgacagactaacgagTAACGCATCGGACGTCGTTAAAAACTCCCCGTCGCTTATTGAAACAGTCTGAGGGTGTcatgggagaatcacactacatggttgttcgctggtttataagtcACATCCTCTTCCTGCTAAACGCAATTATTTATTAGACAACTCATTAAAACCTCTTTTGCTAACGCACAACTGGACTcgaagtgtgatcaatcatcaagaACGCCTCTCAAGTTGTTGCTGCAACCTACGGCATGCACTTTGGTGTATTTTACCGCCGCCATATTCATTACCAATTAAGAATTCTGTTATCCAGCAGCAGACGACACAGGTTTGTGATGAACACTAGTACTTGTTTGTCTAAATTTTGTGTGTGATATAGTGGACTAAAGGCTATGTTTTCCTCAAAGCTTGATTCtaacacaaacagaaacacatggacatattAGTATTGCCATAGATACAAGTTTCCATGACAGTCGGATCGACTTTGAATAACGTTTTACTGACTCTATATATAGAATatttctctatatatatatcggggagggggtcattaacctccgccagtgAAAGATTGTGTAAACTTTAGACTTGCTAGGTCATTCTCAGTCCGACGGAAGGTAGTTTCAATAtcatggtatcagcacgactagagagaaaatctaacatgCATAGCAAAAGTGACAAATTTAATCTATGACATTGACagaaaaacaggaaaaaatatGGTTTATTGTCTTGCCAGATTGGTTTTGATTAATTcgtatcggaaaaatcccggcTTTAGCTTAACTAACATTATGTATAAatcgtatacatgtatataaaaaaacaaagtaaacaaaatACCAAAATATATAGAAAATAGCATATATATAAAAGAACTAGTTGCCAAAAACTAGTAATAAAGCGGTAAATCCAGAATAATTTCAAAGCAATTTGGTCTAATATGGGGCTACCCTATCCGTGCTTGTATCGTCACATATCCTCCTTTTCTAGATACGGTACAAACATGTTAGTTCCATTGACAATGtttaatctgccaggttacataaatctgccactttgaaaaacagtgggtttgagagatctctagtgcatcaCCCCCAGGTGtgaacagtttagatatacactGAGTGCAGTGCACAAtggggaacgttgggttggagaccTGTTTGGCCGTAtctttttcagggtggcggaattatatactagtacactggtggaattatgttagtagaaaTGAGTAGATGCTATGTGTTTACTATGACGCGCCGTTGACCACCGGTAACGCTTCAGCACTTGTCCGCCAGACCCTCCCAGTCCTGCCAGTAGCGGCGGGTCATCCGCACACAGTACTCCCTGACGTTCGGACACTTCTCGGTGACGAGGGCGTACAGGTCCGATGACTCGGGCGCGGCCCACAGGATCTCCGCCATGAAGCCGTACACAGTGGCATCAGCCTCCGTGGGCTCCTCCCCCATGAAGAAGGGTTTCTCTCCTAAAGGATATATCATGAGAGCAAACACATAATGTAGTGAATTAAACAGCGAAAACGTTATCTTGAAGCACAAAGTTCTGTTTCTCCATATATATGTTTGATGGTTTTGTACTATTTATTTTTAGATTCGTCGCAAGTTTGTCGATCTTGCTTACTCATTTCGGTTTGATGTTGAAGGAATAAACGATTGGATGAAAATAATATCGCGGTGTACAGGCTTATACTGAgagtctactctccaagcagcggttggtgggggagattgtgacctttttatcatataccCTTCAGgggagcggacaaaaaacggggcatatggtaaaaaggtcacaatcttccccaccaacctctgcttggagagtactagtaTATTTACTGAGAGTCGTCACTGTGATAtgaaatataactttattgGCGGGCAAGGGGGGTCGTTATATTGTCATTGCTATTTGAAAACAAGCAATGCAATGAAACACACTTGTCCTTACCTAGAAATTCTGAGACTGCCATGATGTCCTTCTCGGTGATGGCATAGATATCTTCCGGGGAATGTCGGCCGATGCCCTGAGCCCACAGCGTCTTGCTCAGTCCCCGCGCCGCTCTTCGCAGCAGAACGTTGTGCATAAACCACCCAACCTCAAACAGGGACCCAATCACGTCAAAGTTCTCAATCCAGCGGAAGTACACCAGCCCCCTAAAAGACAGAGGCAAATCTACCATGTTTACCGTGTatgtagaaaatagaaatacTGTATATCTAGATGAGGGCGTTTGTGTCGTTATGTTATGATTTTTATCAACCTAGCGAGTAAGATTTGCCAAATTGATGTGCGTCTCCACTTTCTCAGTTTTGTTCTTTTAGTTATCTCTTATAATTTTCTTTCCTCAGTCACACAGAAAAGGGTGTTTCCCTGGATAGATATGAACACACATGTTTTTCCTCATGTGTGGCGACAGGGCACGTTGGGCAACGTTCTatagaagcaaggaggttacttattttaacctccttgatagaaGATACACCAAGGACAAGGGATGACAGAGACAGGCAGTGGAGATACTAAAATGTAGCTGTAGTAGAAGCTAAGTATATGCCGAGATCATGCTGCATGGGTGATCGAAAAGGGGAGCAGACACTTTCTGAAAGCAACACATCTAACTAGACGGAAGTAATGAGTGAACCACCAGTAGGTGTTTTCTTCCAGCATCTTGACGAATGCCCTGCTGATGGctctgtccgtggtgctgaggGGTCGGTTCAGGTCGATCTCCAACTCTTCTTTGAAGAACTGGATGATGAGCCCTGAGTCCGCCATAGCTCGTCCATTGTACTCTATCCACGGAATCTTTCCCTGCACAAAGAAAGAACTGTATGAAATCGTACAATACATGACAGACGAGGTAGCatttacaaaatcaatacaaagCATCTTCGTTTTGTGACTCAGTCTACTTCAACTATCCTCTACCTTGGGACCAGGTTCCATCCCCAGGCTCTTGTAGACGTTCTCGTATGGAATGTCTGCCAAGCGCAGATACATCTCCAGCTTCAGGCAGAAGGGAGACAGGCTGGGCAGGCCGCTGGCAGGGACGTGCTGGTGGAGGTACACTTTACCTGGGGCAGATATAGGAGGGGCTGTCACTTAGTACCTGTGTGATAACCAGCACTAGCCTAGGAGAGCAAATGATGAGATGTTCACCATGTGCTTGCCTGCACAGAACTGCTCTAGATAGACGGATGTCTATCTTCTTTATTGATCACTAATCAGTtacagatgtctggtgtctctgtcATAGGACCACCAGTGGATAGACTGTCCGTCTTCCTGTTATTACAGCTAAACATTTTGCAACATCTAGATGTGTTCCCGACATATGACCAGtgaatgctgtacatgtatggtggGAATTGTAAGTAACAGGAGCCCTGTCAAGTTAAAGGTCAATCGAAATCTTAATCGGAGAACAAAAACAGGATGGAAGGATCGGTGCCACTACCTACTATTAATGTTACTACCGATTTTATTTCCACATCAAGAACACGCACTTAGAACCTTCAGCCGCTATGACAATCAACATTAGCAAGTTCTGCCAAGTATGTCAGACAGGGCCTATGCCTGTCTTTCCGACATGTGTGACATGACGTTTTTCTACAGATCTCCCCAAATGGCCCGCGGCCGACTCACCAGGTTCATAGTTCTCCCTTGTCTTGACCTTCCTCGATCCCCGGCCTCCACAGCACATTCTGGCGATCACAAAGACGAAAAGGCACCAGAGGACAAGCACGGGCGCATTCCTGCCCACAACATACCCGGCGTCGTCCAGGGCTACGCCGCCACGAGCTAGTTCCACGAGTTCCTGGGTGCCATTTTGTAAGTTCTTTGCCAAAGTGTTCACTACTTCGAGAAAGCTTTGAAGAAGCGAATTCGAACCCATGTTGACGTAGACGTCGTTCTTTCCAAAGGATTAGAGACCCAATGGCAATAGTTTGAATGGATAAGCAGCTATAAACGCCGACGTCGCTTTGGCAACTAACGATATCCTTACTCTTGAAATTCGTATTGTGCCATTTGGGCTGAACCAAGCACTTCCGGGTTTGGTGAACCTCTAATGTGACCTATCCCAAGTCGCTTTGTTTGGGCGTTAGGGAGTACCACACATGGGGAATTTAATATCCCATTTCTATCAGTCTGCATCAGAGCACCCCTATTGTTGCGAGGCTACAActcctttttgatttttttttgcatccataaaaacataaaaacgcTACCTAGCGAGATGCATTGTGACTGCACGTCTAACAGCtgatatgtcaaaggtcacatcAGACGTGCCAAAAGTAGAGCAATAGAAAACGATTCATCAAGAAACACGTCCAACAACAAGCAGGTTCAAGACACTATGGGGCAGAACCAAGAGACTTTATCAGCACGAACTTGAACCCAGTGGAATCTAGCCCCTAGAGACCAGATCTAGGACTATAACAACGCTTCGGTTTGAGTATTAAAGAAGCTTTGTGCTGCTTTGAATTTTCGGTCCAAGTTTCGCCCCACTGTGGTCCAGCCATGAGCGAGGTGTCGTCCTTGTGGACAGGGCTACCTGACATTGCCCTACTGGAGGTGTTCTCTTACCTGGCCACGCCCCAGGACAGGTGGAACGCCTCTCTAGTCTGTAAACACTGGAGCAGATTCTTCAGGTACGTTTATGATTTTTCAAATGATTTCATTGACGTTAGTTGTTtctcaaaccaaggaggtaaaaGACTTGCTCAGACAAGGAGATAAATGGTAGTTAAATGGAGACATTAAACATTTACCTCCTTGCTCGGACCCATTTGcttgaaaaataatttttgtaaaaaaaaaaaaaaaatagataaatacaaaTTGTCATTTTGTAGTTATTAGCTCAGTTGTTTGAATCTggtttgataatgatatttctTCTGATatatattttaatttttttagtcACCCCAAGATTTGGGAAGATGTGGAACTGAACAGTCACAGGTCTGATGATCTGACTGTGGCGAGCATCAGGCGCTTCGGTGTCCACTTCAGGAGGGTCAAGGTCCACAACTCAACCTTCTTCTTTGGAGTAAGAGACATCCTCCGGGAAATAGCACAGAGGTCAGTTATTCTTAAGCAGTGGAGTTCTGTTTCATTGTCTTATGATTATGGGACATAAGAATGCctatgaaacaaatcaaaggagagagtagaaacaagtgatcccaaccgagattcgaacccacactgaaaccggcagcccaaatcacaggcacgcacgccttaaccactaggctaaaagatgccgaccagttagactggtcagttggaggcgcttgaacccccactgttacacctACATTTATTGTTTCACGACACATAATAAGTATCCCCATCTCTCTGACCTGTATGAGGGTGATCTCAACCTATTTCTTAGAACATGACCCtctttcctcagccaatcaggagcatgtatttcttgtgattaaatccacatagtaaGGTCCCTTAGGTACCAGAGGTGgactaaccaaggaggttatatggactaaccaacaaataaattgactaagttggagacgcccactgactaagttggagacgcccactgactaagttggagacgcccactgacaaagttggagacgcccaccatTTACATGCAAATAAAAGCAATTAAAGGATTAACAAAAAGCGAAAAGATTTGgggaaaaagggaaaaaattaaTCAGTGTTCCTggaaatctttattcaaaagaataaacatgaaaaataaagatacatgaaaatgaagacagaaacttttaattgttgCATCAAAAACCTGACATGAGAATAAACTTGAATATGaataataaagaaacaaatttaaGATCGTTGCATCAAAAAGAAAACGTATGAAAACGTTTCTCATAACAAAATTTATAAGAAATAGTGCAGGTTATGcaatgtacatgaaaacaaatcGCAGTCATATCAAAAGATCACTGCAGGTTATACAATGTGAATGAAAACATTTGGCATAGtcataacaaaacaagaaaacagtgCAGGTTATACCATGTCCGCCCTCGGGCTACCAACAAAATCCTTGGGAGGgcggggctgtaccaaatccacataaactCGCCCCGCCCATCCTTTAACTATTACTTAAATTGTGTTTTCCTAAAATGCCATTCATCCACAGCCGTGATCTCGGTACTCTTTCAGGTGTGAGAAAGTGGAGGTGTTCATTCTTGAGCCGACCTTCCGGACCCATGAGCCGATATACCTGGGCATCATGGCAGAGCTCATGGTGACATTCAACAAGGTGAAAACTTGGGATGACTGTAAATGTTGTATTCTTTTATGGGCAAGAATGGTTTAGTTACGGTATGATTCATCAATGTCTGGTTATAAAGTAAAATATATCATGGGTCATTTCTATTAAGATATATGAACCTTTCCTTCTATGTTGCAAGAAGTGGTCAACTTTCATGTCAAGATTAAGAATCCTAACTCAATGCTCCTCCTGTTATTCACACATATTATATGCCATAAGAAGCTACAGCACTTACTcggccccaagagctatctaccactaaaaaatcacaaccatagcatgtccaaaacacgagaaATCAAACCCGTTTTTGCTGCAGTGCCATGGAAAGTTGCCAGGGAACCCATAATCTATTATTTTCTTCATCTtgcctaccaacataccaaatacatgtatcataaagatccatcggCTACTTCTTGcattatgctgttcacaaacacacatacacacagttctgaaaacataacgttacctttcttggtgaaggtaatttctaaacattatAGTAACATGTGGACAATGGATATCTGTTTCAGCTGTGTGATCTGAGAGAGGTTCGCCTGCCGTTCCTACAGACAACAGGAACTGACAGCTACAACCCTCTGAAATCTATCGGCACCAATTCAGCACAAACTCTGACCGTGTTAGATGTTACAGAGTTCACCCGGTATCCTCGTCCTCTCAGCACCATTATCAAGTTGAAGCACATCAGATCTCTGGGCATCAGCTACCAGAATCTCACAGAGGACATTCTCCTTGCCATGAAGGAACACAGAACGTTGCAGGATTTGACGATCGTAAGATCGCACGCCAAGCCACTGAGCGGGAATGGAACTACACTTCCTGGGAGTATCTGGCAGGATTTACTGTATGAACTGCCAGACCTTCGAGTTCACCTTGTCTTAACAGAAGAGGCTCCCTTGTCCTGTCCCAAAGGAATTCCTGCCATCTCCTATGCTGTTGCTGACCATAATAACCCGAATTCTGTCCAGTTGAACCGTCTTGTGTCCAAACTCATACTGACGTATTCTGAAACGCTGCAGAACTTTGTAATTAAAGCAGACAACTCTTTCTACTGGGACCTGCAGTTAGCCCAGCTGGCCCGTAGGTGCTCTAACATGCGTGTTGTCATAGTGGATGGAACTGTGACCCTGGAGTCGCTCGTTCAAGCTTGTAGACAGTGGGATAAACTGGAGCTGCTATACGTGAAACAGAGCAAGATTACATCAAATGGGGAAAGCTTGTATCAGGTTGGTTTTATCGCTACTCCAGCAAccggataaaatttggaaacagatgtttcagacagcatccgctgtctttaaTCAGTAACTGATGTtatgtgtatcttattacctggttgTTtatccttcatcaacatatagGTGTATATGGGTCTGGCTTAAGTTGTGACACATAAGACCTTTCATAGATCTCCCCATGGTAAGCAAACCATTATATTCTGTTCAAGGGCAAAAGTGCAGCAAAAACCCATGTGGCAAATCCAGAAAAAATGTATACTGACTGTGTTTAACGTTACTGGGTATTCACTGAAAGGTAGACCAATTGAATCACTGGGTGCCACACAAGCATGATCAAAGTATCTACTTAGAAGCAATACCTTAAAAGAATTGGCTGTGGTAAATGTATACATTGCAATTACATTCCTAGATAATGTTATATGCCTGTCATGCTATAACCTGAACTTTGCCAAATCTTCAGGTGGACAAGGACCAACCACAGCTTGAGGAACTGTCCAGGATACTGGGGTATCCATGGCGACCACTTGAAGATGAGGAGTTTTTCCAGAAAACCAAAAAGTTTCTTAGGAAGACCATGACAACTGCTGTACTAAGGAGAGCTCCTCCTAAAGTCGATGATAAAGGATATAGATACTAGAACAATGTATGCTAGATAATAGACAGTGTGGGCTAAATGCTGTAACTGGAAGGCAATGTATAGAAACTAATCTTTAGTAACAGAGTCATGTTATTTTGGAGGCTACTAGTTTTGGAGATTGTAGCCATTGTTTGTTGCAATGTGTTAGGTAGAGATTAACTTAAGAAAGATTCGAACATTGTGCATTGAGTGCTCTTTCGACAGACCAAGATTTGTGCCTGAATTATGTTCCCTTTATAAGATATTGGGCCATCAAACATGTTATTCCAACAGGCAGCCATACTAGCTATGTGGGGACTCATGCGTGTGACGTCACGTCCTGTTCTTAATTAGCCCCACCAAAGAGCACAAAGTACACATTTTTAGGTCGCTGTTTCAGCAAGTTCTTCCCGGACAATTGATTTAAAGATAcatagatgttttcagaaaagatcAAATTTTTAGATGAATGATAGAggatatttcatttcatgtaATCTTTAAGATGTAAACAGCATCTTGAATATAAAAATGGCTGATGGCATATgacttgtttctgttttatctgTATTAGAAGTGCATGATTATATGGTGCCACTTTTTTCTAGTGCCAACCATATATGAATGTAAACAACTGGGGGAAACTGAAGGCAGGGCAGTTACACATTACAGATATATACATTAGGGAGCAGCTATATCTAGTATTTACTTTTACAGATTGAAATGACTACACTTTCCCATTATACCTGATTTAGTGGAATTTGATATGATCGATAATATCAAAGTGAAATGCAGTGAAAAGCATTAAACTGTGAAAGGCAAAGATAAATAATGACAACAGAGTTTCTTTATTTACAGTTAAACAGTGTGCAACCAAAGGAAATACATGAGTACAGGCAGCCAAATGTAGGCTGTTCTTTTCCTCTTGGTCTGTGCATATACAAATGGAAAGTTCATGCACAAAACAGCAGTTGTTTCTGACAATGGacgtacatgttgtacatgtacaactgtatatGGTTATGTAGGGAATGTGTGGCAACAATGGAAATTGTTTGTATCAACACTTTTGCCTATTACAATGTTTCCATTTGTGCTTTACTGTTTAGTATTTATTGTGTTATTTTCCTTACGATAAGCTTGTGCTGTCATCCCTGGTGAGATTAGATATCAATAAATGGGTCAATATTCCCAAGAAAATGTATGATGGCTATCAT comes from Branchiostoma lanceolatum isolate klBraLanc5 chromosome 2, klBraLanc5.hap2, whole genome shotgun sequence and encodes:
- the LOC136427757 gene encoding failed axon connections homolog; this translates as MGSNSLLQSFLEVVNTLAKNLQNGTQELVELARGGVALDDAGYVVGRNAPVLVLWCLFVFVIARMCCGGRGSRKVKTRENYEPGKVYLHQHVPASGLPSLSPFCLKLEMYLRLADIPYENVYKSLGMEPGPKGKIPWIEYNGRAMADSGLIIQFFKEELEIDLNRPLSTTDRAISRAFVKMLEENTYWGLVYFRWIENFDVIGSLFEVGWFMHNVLLRRAARGLSKTLWAQGIGRHSPEDIYAITEKDIMAVSEFLGEKPFFMGEEPTEADATVYGFMAEILWAAPESSDLYALVTEKCPNVREYCVRMTRRYWQDWEGLADKC
- the LOC136427755 gene encoding uncharacterized protein, whose protein sequence is MSEVSSLWTGLPDIALLEVFSYLATPQDRWNASLVCKHWSRFFSHPKIWEDVELNSHRSDDLTVASIRRFGVHFRRVKVHNSTFFFGVRDILREIAQRCEKVEVFILEPTFRTHEPIYLGIMAELMVTFNKLCDLREVRLPFLQTTGTDSYNPLKSIGTNSAQTLTVLDVTEFTRYPRPLSTIIKLKHIRSLGISYQNLTEDILLAMKEHRTLQDLTIVRSHAKPLSGNGTTLPGSIWQDLLYELPDLRVHLVLTEEAPLSCPKGIPAISYAVADHNNPNSVQLNRLVSKLILTYSETLQNFVIKADNSFYWDLQLAQLARRCSNMRVVIVDGTVTLESLVQACRQWDKLELLYVKQSKITSNGESLYQVDKDQPQLEELSRILGYPWRPLEDEEFFQKTKKFLRKTMTTAVLRRAPPKVDDKGYRY